A window of Theropithecus gelada isolate Dixy chromosome 14, Tgel_1.0, whole genome shotgun sequence contains these coding sequences:
- the DNAJB13 gene encoding dnaJ homolog subfamily B member 13, which yields MGQDYYSVLQITRNSEDAQIKQAYRRLALKHHPLKSNEPSSAEIFRQIAEAFDVLSDPVKRGIYDKFGEEGLKGGIPLEFGSQTPWTTGYVFHGKPEKVFHEFFGGNNPFSEFFDAEGREVDLNFGGLQGRGVKKQDPPIERDLYLSLEDLFFGCTKKIKISRRVLNEDGYSSTIKDKVLTIDVKPGWRQGTRITFEKEGDQGPNIIPADIIFIVKEKLHPRFRRENDNLFFVNPIPLGKALTCCTVEVKTLDDRLLNIPINDIIHPKYFKKVPGEGMPLPEDPTKKGDLFIFFDIQFPTRLTPQKKQMLHQALLT from the exons gtACCGCAGACTCGCCCTTAAGCACCACCCGTTGAAGTCAAATGAGCCGTCTTCAGCAGAGATTTTCAGGCAAATAGCAGAGGCCTTCGACGTGCTGAGTGACC CCGTGAAGAGAGGCATCTACGACAAGTTTGGAGAGGAGGGCCTGAAGGGTGGGATTCCTTTGGAGTTTGGATCTCAGACCCCATGGACAACTGGTTACGTCTTCCACGGCAAACCCGAAAAGGTGTTCCACGAGTTCTTCGGTGGAAACAACCCCTTCAGTG AGTTTTTTGATGCAGAAGGAAGAGAGGTGGATTTGAACTTTGGGGGGCTCCAGGGCCGAGGGGTCAAGAAGCAGGACCCCCCAATCGAACGGGATCTCTACCTGTCCCTGGAGGACTTATTCTTTGGCTGCACCAAAAAAATTAAGATCTCCAGAAGG GTGCTGAATGAGGATGGGTACTCCTCCACCATCAAGGACAAGGTCCTGACCATTGATGTGAAGCCTGGTTGGAGGCAGGGCACACGCATCACCTTTGAGAAGGAAGGGGACCAG GGCCCCAACATCATCCCAGCAGACATCATTTTCATCGTAAAGGAGAAGCTACACCCTCGCTTCCGCAGGGAGAATGACAACCTCTTCTTCGTGAACCCCATCCCTCTGGGCAAG GCTCTCACCTGCTGCACTGTGGAGGTGAAGACTCTAGATGACCGTCTGCTCAACATCCCCATCAATGACATCATCCA CCCCAAATACTTCAAGAAGGtgccaggtgaggggatgccatTGCCGGAGGACCCTACTAAGAAGGGGGATCTCTTCATCTTCTTCGACATCCAGTTCCCCACCCGCCTCACACCCCAGAAGAAGCAGATGCTGCACCAGGCATTGCTGACATGA
- the UCP2 gene encoding mitochondrial uncoupling protein 2 codes for MVGFKATDIPPTATVKFLGAGTAACIADLITFPLDTAKVRLQIQGESQGPVRATAGAQYRGVLGTILTMVRTEGPRSLYNGLVAGLQRQMSFASVRIGLYDSVKQFYTKGSEHASIGSRLLAGSTTGALAVAVAQPTDVVKVRFQAQARAGGGRKYQSTVDAYKTIAREEGFGGLWKGTSPNVARNAIVNCAELVTYDLIKDALLKANLMTDDLPCHFTSAFGAGFCTTVIASPVDVVKTRYMNSALGQYSSAGHCALTMLQKEGPRAFYKGFMPSFLRLGSWNVVMFVTYEQLKRALMAACTSREAPF; via the exons ATGGTTGGGTTCAAGGCCACAGATATCCCCCCTACTGCCACTGTGAAGTTTCTCGGGGCTGGCACAGCTGCCTGCATCGCAGATCTCATCACCTTTCCTCTGGATACTGCCAAAGTCCGGTTACAG ATCCAAGGAGAAAGTCAGGGGCCAGTGCGCGCTACAGCCGGTGCCCAGTACCGCGGTGTGTTGGGCACCATTCTGACCATGGTGCGTACCGAGGGCCCCCGAAGCCTCTACAATGGACTGGTTGCCGGCCTGCAGCGTCAAATGAGCTTTGCCTCTGTCCGCATCGGCCTGTATGACTCTGTCAAACAGTTCTACACCAAGGGCTCTGAGC ATGCCAGCATTGGGAGCCGCCTCCTAGCAGGCAGCACCACAGGTGccctggctgtggctgtggcccAGCCCACGGATGTGGTAAAGGTCCGGTTCCAAGCTCAGGCCCGGGCTGGAGGTGGTCGGAAATACCAAAGCACCGTCGATGCCTACAAGACCATTGCCCGAGAGGAAGGGTTTGGGGGCCTCTGGAAAG GGACCTCTCCCAATGTTGCTCGTAATGCCATTGTCAACTGTGCTGAGCTGGTGACCTATGACCTCATCAAGGATGCCCTTCTGAAAGCCAACCTCATGACAG ATGACCTCCCTTGCCACTTCACTTCCGCCTTTGGGGCAGGCTTCTGCACCACTGTCATCGCCTCCCCTGTAGACGTGGTCAAGACGAGATACATGAACTCTGCCCTGGGCCAGTACAGCAGCGCAGGCCACTGTGCCCTCACCATGCTCCAGAAGGAGGGACCCCGAGCCTTCTACAAAGG GTTCATGCCCTCCTTTCTCCGCTTGGGTTCCTGGAACGTGGTGATGTTCGTCACCTATGAGCAGCTGAAACGGGCCCTCATGGCCGCCTGCACTTCCCGAGAGGCTCCCTTCTGA